The following are encoded together in the Bacillus cereus group sp. RP43 genome:
- a CDS encoding histidine phosphatase family protein, whose amino-acid sequence MKLVFVRHGEGEHTKDVPLSLQAVNPQLTGVGKKQAKLLQCDVPLQEKDILIVSPTLRTLQTATIWSAEVACQKIVHPYTSPRIFPYRESAKTLPCDQLLDRKIIKNLFPHFLLEESTNELLWNEGVNIISEMVFQQIVDEFLHWCYQLKAEKICIVSHDGTITAYRQYLHKVALTRADFLKETGIYEMDL is encoded by the coding sequence ATGAAACTTGTCTTTGTTCGGCATGGTGAAGGTGAGCATACGAAAGATGTACCATTAAGTTTACAAGCGGTGAATCCGCAATTGACGGGTGTGGGAAAGAAGCAGGCTAAATTGCTTCAGTGCGATGTACCATTACAAGAAAAGGATATACTAATCGTTAGCCCTACACTTCGAACTTTACAAACTGCGACAATATGGAGTGCGGAAGTTGCTTGTCAAAAAATTGTTCACCCATATACATCCCCGCGTATTTTTCCTTATCGGGAATCCGCCAAAACATTGCCATGCGATCAATTGTTAGATCGAAAGATAATAAAAAATTTATTTCCGCATTTTTTGTTAGAAGAAAGTACAAATGAATTGTTATGGAATGAGGGAGTCAATATCATCTCGGAGATGGTATTTCAGCAAATAGTAGATGAATTTCTGCACTGGTGCTATCAGTTAAAAGCAGAAAAAATTTGTATCGTTTCACATGATGGAACAATTACAGCGTATAGGCAATATTTACATAAAGTCGCTTTAACTAGAGCTGATTTTTTGAAAGAAACGGGTATATATGAAATGGATTTATAG
- a CDS encoding DoxX family protein, translating into MIIQFLRENKAVSFVLAIIRVYLGYTWVMAGIGKLQGKGFDATGYLQGAIEKSKGAQPAVQSWWASFLQDFAIPNVDLFNTLVTWGEILVGIGLIVGCLTKTAVFFGLVMNFSYMFSGSIGVNPEMVILSMFVLVSGMNAGKIGIDGFVIPKVLGSKTQKRQKQAA; encoded by the coding sequence ATGATTATTCAATTTTTAAGAGAAAACAAAGCAGTTTCTTTTGTGTTAGCGATAATTCGAGTGTATCTTGGTTATACATGGGTAATGGCTGGAATCGGTAAACTACAAGGAAAAGGATTCGATGCAACGGGTTATTTACAAGGTGCAATTGAAAAATCTAAAGGAGCACAACCAGCTGTTCAATCTTGGTGGGCATCATTCTTACAAGACTTTGCAATTCCAAATGTAGATTTGTTTAATACACTTGTAACTTGGGGAGAAATTTTAGTCGGAATTGGTTTAATTGTAGGCTGTTTAACGAAAACAGCAGTCTTTTTCGGCCTTGTAATGAACTTTTCCTATATGTTTAGTGGGTCAATTGGTGTGAACCCTGAGATGGTTATCTTATCCATGTTCGTTCTTGTTTCTGGTATGAATGCTGGGAAAATTGGAATTGATGGCTTCGTTATTCCAAAAGTACTAGGATCAAAAACTCAAAAACGCCAAAAGCAAGCTGCTTAA
- a CDS encoding alpha/beta hydrolase, translated as MKRFSYFMVGCLTLTLLVGCSAAEKPVEQVKQVKNTITAKLATEEKMVEIDGQTIYFKKIGDEKPPLLMIHGFGGSSDGFQKIYSDLAKNHTIISVDALGFGRSSKPMDFYYSFPTHANLYYKLMKKLGYDSFAILGHSMGGEISLNLTYLYPEAVTHLILTDATGGPHTFVNKQGSPKPKLSTDLSAVSSIADYDESKVKFKRNDEEHYNKMKLWPRRLQINANEIKQPTLIIWGRNDNSVSWKEGETYHQFLKNSTFHIIEKGYHAPFRQEPQEFVGYVKDFFEKNPISAEK; from the coding sequence TTGAAGCGATTTAGCTATTTTATGGTAGGTTGTCTTACTCTTACACTATTAGTAGGATGTAGTGCAGCAGAAAAGCCAGTAGAACAAGTAAAACAAGTTAAAAATACAATTACAGCGAAACTAGCTACCGAGGAAAAAATGGTAGAGATAGATGGTCAAACGATTTACTTTAAAAAGATTGGTGATGAAAAACCACCTTTACTTATGATCCATGGATTTGGAGGATCATCCGATGGTTTTCAAAAGATTTACTCAGATTTAGCAAAAAATCATACGATCATTTCTGTTGATGCTTTAGGATTCGGACGTTCCTCTAAGCCGATGGATTTTTATTATTCTTTCCCAACTCATGCAAATTTGTATTATAAGTTAATGAAAAAACTAGGGTATGACTCATTTGCAATACTGGGACATTCGATGGGCGGAGAAATTTCTCTTAATTTAACATATTTATACCCTGAAGCGGTTACCCACCTTATTTTAACTGATGCTACAGGCGGCCCTCATACGTTCGTTAATAAACAAGGTTCACCAAAACCAAAGTTGTCGACTGATTTAAGTGCCGTTTCTTCTATTGCAGATTATGATGAGAGCAAAGTTAAATTCAAGCGTAATGATGAAGAGCATTATAATAAAATGAAATTATGGCCTAGACGTCTTCAAATCAATGCAAATGAAATCAAGCAACCAACTTTAATTATATGGGGAAGAAATGATAATAGCGTTTCTTGGAAAGAAGGAGAAACTTATCATCAATTCTTAAAAAATAGCACTTTCCATATTATTGAAAAAGGTTATCATGCTCCATTTCGTCAAGAGCCACAAGAATTTGTAGGGTATGTAAAAGATTTCTTCGAGAAAAATCCTATAAGTGCTGAAAAATAA
- a CDS encoding GNAT family N-acetyltransferase, producing MKTVKLDESFIPALLSLCESVGWLQHASFMKEQFHLYLSIGTVFGYVYENKLIAAGGVFSFAPGFSSIGMLIVHPDFQRKGIGRILLNNSLKVTHPSLPITLIATKAGESLYESYGFQSITTIHRFEKQVAYKNTNFVPIKQIQQTDVQSLISLDQTATGAHRSKLYLSLLSRATYSFKVERNNQIDAFALCIQKGDVLCITPLISKKEKDAIQLLEMICKSWNGTIRIDVPHSQFIFRQFLQTANFQETLLSPLMIKNGNQLPGNRNMLFAMIDAALC from the coding sequence ATGAAAACAGTAAAACTAGACGAATCTTTCATTCCAGCCTTACTCTCTCTTTGTGAATCAGTTGGGTGGTTACAGCATGCGAGTTTTATGAAAGAGCAATTCCATCTGTACCTTTCCATTGGCACAGTTTTTGGCTATGTATATGAGAATAAACTTATTGCAGCGGGCGGGGTCTTTTCATTTGCCCCTGGATTTTCTTCTATCGGTATGTTAATCGTGCATCCTGATTTTCAAAGAAAAGGAATTGGCCGTATTTTGTTAAACAATAGCTTAAAAGTAACTCATCCATCGCTCCCTATTACGCTCATTGCAACAAAAGCTGGCGAATCCTTATATGAATCTTATGGATTTCAATCAATAACAACCATTCATCGTTTCGAAAAACAAGTGGCTTACAAAAATACAAATTTTGTTCCCATAAAACAAATTCAGCAGACGGATGTTCAATCTCTAATTTCTCTTGATCAAACTGCGACTGGTGCACATCGTTCTAAGCTTTATTTATCACTACTATCGAGAGCAACTTACTCCTTTAAAGTAGAGCGGAATAATCAAATAGATGCTTTTGCTTTATGCATACAAAAAGGAGATGTACTATGTATCACTCCGCTTATTTCAAAAAAAGAAAAAGACGCTATTCAGTTATTAGAAATGATTTGTAAATCCTGGAATGGGACGATACGCATTGATGTTCCCCATTCACAATTCATTTTCCGCCAATTTCTTCAAACAGCAAATTTCCAGGAAACGCTCCTATCACCTCTTATGATAAAGAATGGTAATCAACTTCCTGGAAATCGTAATATGCTATTTGCTATGATAGATGCAGCGTTATGTTAG
- a CDS encoding alkaline phosphatase — translation MKKFVKKAWPFAVVASLAVTSVATWNFTRSSEVNADENGNNAKIKNVIVLIGDGMGPSYMTAHRYMKDNPKTFEMESTEFDKHLVGTQKTYPEDEHENITDSASAATAMSAGIKTYNAAIAVDNDKAEVKTVLEQAKEKGKSTGLVATSEITHATPAAFGAHDISRKNMDAIANDYFDEKIKGKHKIDVMLGGGVNNFVRKDRNLTEEFKKSGYSYVTDRNQLLNDKSDQVLGLFAPGGLDKMIDRTDKTPSLEEMTNAAIERLNKNKNGFFLMVEGSQIDWAGHDNDIVGAMSEMEDFEKAFKAAIEFAKKDKNTLVVATADHATGGLSLGANGEYNFKVDPIKAAKRTPDFMANEIVKGANVEETLKKYIDLQLTPEEIKAVNDIAPSKDVTKIDNAIEDIFNKRSVTGWTTGGHTGEDVNVYAFGPGKYLFSGVQENTNIAKRVFDIVGGGDPNKGRR, via the coding sequence GTGAAAAAGTTTGTAAAAAAAGCATGGCCATTTGCAGTTGTGGCGTCGTTAGCAGTTACTTCGGTAGCAACATGGAATTTTACGCGTTCTAGTGAGGTTAATGCAGATGAGAACGGAAACAATGCAAAAATTAAAAATGTTATTGTATTAATTGGGGATGGTATGGGGCCTTCATATATGACAGCTCATCGTTATATGAAAGATAATCCAAAAACATTTGAGATGGAATCTACAGAATTTGATAAGCATCTTGTAGGAACACAAAAAACATATCCAGAAGATGAGCATGAAAATATTACAGACTCTGCATCGGCAGCTACTGCGATGTCAGCAGGTATAAAAACATATAATGCAGCTATTGCAGTAGATAATGATAAAGCTGAAGTGAAAACAGTGCTTGAGCAAGCGAAAGAAAAAGGGAAGTCAACGGGACTCGTTGCAACTTCTGAAATTACGCATGCAACACCAGCTGCATTCGGTGCGCATGATATTAGTCGTAAAAATATGGACGCAATTGCAAATGATTACTTTGATGAGAAAATTAAAGGTAAGCATAAAATAGATGTTATGCTTGGCGGTGGTGTAAATAACTTTGTTAGAAAAGACCGCAATCTTACAGAAGAATTTAAGAAGTCTGGTTATAGTTATGTAACAGATCGTAATCAATTATTAAATGATAAAAGTGATCAAGTTCTTGGTTTATTTGCACCAGGTGGTTTAGACAAAATGATTGACCGTACTGATAAAACACCTTCATTAGAAGAGATGACAAATGCAGCAATTGAGCGCTTGAACAAAAATAAAAATGGTTTCTTCTTAATGGTCGAAGGTAGTCAAATTGATTGGGCTGGACATGATAATGATATTGTCGGTGCAATGAGTGAAATGGAAGACTTCGAAAAAGCGTTTAAAGCAGCAATTGAGTTTGCGAAAAAAGATAAGAACACATTAGTCGTTGCAACTGCAGACCATGCTACTGGCGGATTATCTTTAGGTGCGAATGGTGAGTATAACTTTAAAGTAGATCCGATTAAAGCTGCGAAACGTACGCCAGACTTTATGGCAAATGAGATTGTAAAAGGTGCAAATGTAGAAGAAACATTGAAAAAGTATATTGATCTACAATTAACACCAGAAGAAATTAAAGCTGTAAATGATATAGCTCCATCAAAAGATGTAACAAAGATTGATAATGCAATTGAAGATATCTTCAATAAGCGTTCGGTTACAGGTTGGACAACGGGTGGACATACAGGTGAAGATGTGAACGTATATGCATTCGGACCAGGTAAATACTTATTCTCTGGCGTTCAAGAGAATACAAATATAGCTAAACGTGTCTTTGACATTGTTGGCGGTGGCGACCCGAATAAAGGAAGACGCTAA
- a CDS encoding GTP pyrophosphokinase family protein produces MEYNQSTVNYWKAFVLPYTFALEELKTKFEIMNREAQFLEDYNPFEHIKTRLKQPESIIRKLERKNLSPTVENAQTQLQDIIGIRITCCFVEDIYHLKEVIENRGDMEIVEVKDYIANPKGNGYKSLHMIIKYPLSLNSGTKDVFAEIQLRTLAMDFWASLEHKLYYKYEGNIPDYLKDELHDAAMKAEDLDNKMATIRQDIDDIEACSNQILLPL; encoded by the coding sequence ATGGAATATAACCAATCAACAGTTAACTACTGGAAAGCTTTTGTATTACCTTATACATTCGCTTTAGAAGAGTTAAAAACTAAATTTGAAATTATGAACCGGGAAGCTCAATTTTTAGAAGACTACAACCCGTTTGAACATATAAAAACAAGACTTAAACAACCCGAAAGTATCATTAGGAAGCTTGAGCGTAAAAACTTATCACCAACAGTTGAAAATGCTCAAACACAATTACAAGATATTATTGGCATCCGTATTACATGTTGCTTTGTAGAAGATATTTATCATTTAAAAGAAGTTATTGAAAATCGTGGAGACATGGAAATTGTAGAAGTAAAAGATTATATTGCTAATCCAAAAGGAAATGGCTATAAAAGTTTGCATATGATTATTAAATATCCATTGTCACTAAATTCTGGTACGAAAGATGTCTTTGCAGAAATTCAATTACGTACACTTGCCATGGACTTTTGGGCAAGTTTAGAACATAAACTTTACTACAAATATGAAGGAAATATACCTGACTATTTGAAAGATGAACTACATGATGCTGCTATGAAAGCTGAAGACCTCGATAATAAGATGGCAACAATCCGTCAAGATATTGATGACATTGAAGCATGTTCAAATCAAATTTTATTACCACTATAA